CCAACCCGATCGCCGACGAACCGTTCGACATCGCGTCGATGAACAGCACGGCGAAAGCGCCCAGCGCGCCGACCGGCATTCCGCGCAGTGGCGCTGCATCCGGTGGCCTGTCTGCCGACGAGCAACTCGACGGGCCCGTGCTGGCGCTGTTGACGACTGCCCAGCAACAGCAGGTCAGTGGTGATTTCAACGGTGCCTCGTCGAGCCTGGAACGCGCTCAGCGTATCGCCCCGCGTGAACCACAAGTGCTGTTCCGCCTGGCCCAGGTGCGCCTGTCCCAGGGTGACGCAGCGCAGGCCGAGCAGTTGGCACGTCGAGCCCTGACCTACGCCAATGGCCGTCCCGACCTGCAGGCCGAACTGTGGAACACCATCGCCCAGGCACGTGAGAAACAAGGCGACAGTGCCGGTGCGGCGCTGGCGCGGCAGAAGGCGCGAGTGAATTCTTGATGATCGAGCAACGCATTCTGGACATCGCCGACCATCTGCTGCTGATCGAGCGTGAGTTGATCGTGCAAGGCTGGTGGGACGATGAGCCGCCAAGCGATGAGGCACTGGAGAGCACGGTGCCGTTTGCCGTCGATACCATGAGCTTCGAGCAGTGGCTGCAATGGATCTTCCTGCCACGCATGAAGATCATCATCGAGCTCGGTCAGGCGCTGCCCAATGCCTCGGGCATTCTGGTGATGGCCGAAACGGTGTTCACCGATCGCCCCGAGCAGAGTCGCGAGCTACGGCGCCTGCTAGCAGAGTTCGATCAATTGATCGCTTCTGGAGCCTGATTTCTTCTCTTTTTCCTTCAAGGGCCGCAGATTGTGGCCCTTTTTTATGGAAATCTTCTTAATTCTGCTGCTGGTATCCTTTTTAGTGGTGGCAGGGATTCATCTTGAGGAAAAATTGGCAATAATTTTTCTTGACTTGTAGCCGCCAAATCACAAGAATCCAACTTCCGCTGTAGAGGGACTGCCAGAAGCAGACCCGCTAAGCAGATCATGAGGCGCACACCCGCGCCGACCTGTTACACCCCGCAACGCGTTACCTCGCGCTGGGTGGGAAAACCCCGCAACACTCTGGGGCTCTCCCAATACTTGCTCAGTCAGTGCTGACGTTCGCTCATGCTCTGCTTGGCAGTAAACCTATTAAGACCCGTCCACTAGGGACGGTATTCTGGCGTTTTAGAGGTGAACAACGTGGAGCTTTTATCTGGCGCTGAGATGGTCGTCCGCTTTTTGCGTGACGAAGGCGTTAAGCACATCTACGGGTACCCTGGTGGTGCTCTCCTTCATGTTTATGACGCCCTGTTCAAGGAACCGGAAGTCGAACACATCCTGGTTCGCCACGAACAGGCTGCGACCCATATGGCGGACGGCTACGCCCGTGCCACCGGCAAGGCCGGTGTTGTGCTGGTAACCTCCGGCCCGGGTGCGACCAATGCCATTACCGGTATTGCCACCGCCTACATGGATTCGATTCCGATGGTCATCCTGTCCGGCCAGGTGCCTAGCACCATGGTGGGTACCGATGCCTTCCAGGAAACCGACATGATCGGTATCTCGCGGCCGATCGTGAAGCACAGCTTCATGATCAAGAACGCCACCGAGATTCCGGAAGTACTGAAAAAAGCCTTCTACCTGGCGCAATCCGGCCGTCCTGGCCCGGTCGTGGTCGACATTCCAAAAGATATGACCAACCCGGCCGAGAAGTTCGAGTACGTCTATCCGAAGAAGGTCAAGCTGCGCTCCTACAGCCCGGCGTTACGTGGCCACTCCGGCCAGATCCGCAAGGCCGCCGAGATGCTGCTGGCTGCCAAGCGCCCGATCGTCTATGCCGGTGGTGGCGTGATCCTCGGTGGCGGCTCCGAAGCCCTGACCGAAATCGCCAAGTCGCTGAACCTGCCGGTTACCAATACCCTCATGGGTCTGGGTAGCTACCCGGGTACCGACCGTCAGTTCGTCGGCATGCTCGGCATGCACGGCAGCTTCACGGCCAACATGGCCATGCACAACGCAGACGTCATCTTTGCCGTCGGTGCGCGCTTCGATGACCGTGTGGTCAACGGCCCGGCCAAGTTCTGCCCGAATGCCAAGATCATCCACATCGACATCGACCCGGCGTCGATTTCCAAGATGATCAAGGCCGACGTGCCTATCGTGGGCCCGGTCGACAGCGTCCTGACCGAGATGCTCGGCATCCTCAAGGAAATCGGCGAGCAGCCTGACAAGGCCGCCCAAGAAGCCTGGTGGAAGCAGATCGATGAATGGCGTGGCGACGGCGACCTGTTCCCCTACAACAAGGGTGATGGCAGCGTCATCAAGCCGCAGACCGTGATCGAAACCCTGTGCGAAGTGACCAAAGGCGATGCCTTTGTTACCTCCGACGTGGGCCAGCACCAGATGTTCGCGGCGCAGTACTACCGCTTCAACAAGCCGAACCGCTGGATCAACTCCGGTGGCCTGGGCACCATGGGCTTCGGTTTCCCGGCGGCCATGGGCGTCAAGCTCAACTTCCCGGATCAGGACGTGGCGTGCGTCACCGGCGAAGGCAGCATCCAGATGAACATCCAGGAACTGTCCACCTGCATGCAGTACGGTTTGCCGGTGAAAATCGTCAACCTGAACAACGGTGTGCTGGGCATGGTCCGTCAGTGGCAGGACATGGCGTACAACGGCCGTCACTCGCACTCCTATGTCGAGTCGCTGCCTGACTTCATCAAGTTGGCCGAGGCCTATGGCCATGTGGGTATCCGCATCACCAGCCTGAAGGACCTCAAGCCGAAGCTGGAAGAGGCTTTCGCGATGAAAGACCGCCTGGTGTTCATCGACATCGCGGTTGACCGTACCGAGCACGTCTATCCGATGCAGATCAAGGATGGCTCGATGCGTGACATGTGGCTGAGCAAGACGGAGCGTACCTGATATGCGGCACATTATTTCCCTGCTGCTGGAAAACGAACCCGGTGCCTTGTCTCGCGTCGTTGGCCTGTTCTCCCAGCGTAACTACAACATTGAAAG
The sequence above is drawn from the Pseudomonas putida genome and encodes:
- a CDS encoding acetolactate synthase 3 large subunit gives rise to the protein MELLSGAEMVVRFLRDEGVKHIYGYPGGALLHVYDALFKEPEVEHILVRHEQAATHMADGYARATGKAGVVLVTSGPGATNAITGIATAYMDSIPMVILSGQVPSTMVGTDAFQETDMIGISRPIVKHSFMIKNATEIPEVLKKAFYLAQSGRPGPVVVDIPKDMTNPAEKFEYVYPKKVKLRSYSPALRGHSGQIRKAAEMLLAAKRPIVYAGGGVILGGGSEALTEIAKSLNLPVTNTLMGLGSYPGTDRQFVGMLGMHGSFTANMAMHNADVIFAVGARFDDRVVNGPAKFCPNAKIIHIDIDPASISKMIKADVPIVGPVDSVLTEMLGILKEIGEQPDKAAQEAWWKQIDEWRGDGDLFPYNKGDGSVIKPQTVIETLCEVTKGDAFVTSDVGQHQMFAAQYYRFNKPNRWINSGGLGTMGFGFPAAMGVKLNFPDQDVACVTGEGSIQMNIQELSTCMQYGLPVKIVNLNNGVLGMVRQWQDMAYNGRHSHSYVESLPDFIKLAEAYGHVGIRITSLKDLKPKLEEAFAMKDRLVFIDIAVDRTEHVYPMQIKDGSMRDMWLSKTERT
- a CDS encoding tetratricopeptide repeat protein yields the protein MRCEVNKWLFPALTALAVLQGCSSVQRGNIPVVDSSTRVSNSERVTANRSAAGMNSGTSQAQSLPEDSGVTVMIPQGAGASSIQTFPAGNGVAPISTTPITPGPITPGPISTGPMTTNPNPIADEPFDIASMNSTAKAPSAPTGIPRSGAASGGLSADEQLDGPVLALLTTAQQQQVSGDFNGASSSLERAQRIAPREPQVLFRLAQVRLSQGDAAQAEQLARRALTYANGRPDLQAELWNTIAQAREKQGDSAGAALARQKARVNS
- a CDS encoding YqcC family protein gives rise to the protein MIEQRILDIADHLLLIERELIVQGWWDDEPPSDEALESTVPFAVDTMSFEQWLQWIFLPRMKIIIELGQALPNASGILVMAETVFTDRPEQSRELRRLLAEFDQLIASGA